The stretch of DNA CGCCGGCGTCGCCGCCGGCGTCGATCCGGGTCGGCCTGCTGCCCGACCAGAAGGTGAAGGCCGCCGATCCGGAGATGCTCTCGGCTTTGGCGCAGGTGGGACGCCGGCTGGAATCGGCGGGACTGCAAGTGTCTTCCGCCGAGCTGCCTTCCTGCTGCGAGGAGGCCCACGACAACCACTGGACGCTGGTGGCGGCCGAAGCTGCGGTGGTGCACGGTGGCCTGTACCGGGTCTTTGGAGATTCCTATCCTCCCAAATTGAGGGCCTTGATCCGGAGGGGCGCCAGGGTCGCGGCGTCGGAGTTGGAGCGGGTCCGGAGCCACCGGAAACGCGTCCGGACGGAGGTCGAACGCCTCTTCGGTGAGTTCCATGTCCTCTTGTGTCCTTCGGCGCCGGGAGCGGCGCCGGCCGGAATCGAAGCCACCGGAGACCCTCGCTTCAGCCTGATCTGGACCTATACGGGGCTGCCCACGCTGACTCTGCCCTATGGCCTCTCCGAGGCGGGACTTCCCCTGGGCTTCCAGTTGGTGGCGCCCCCGAACCGGGAGGCGGACCTTCTGGCCATCGGCCGAAAAATGGAGGCCGTCTTCGAATTCGCGAGGCGGCATCCCTTGAGGCTTCATGGCGAGACGGCGGCCCGCCGTAGTGCAGGCGAGTGAAGGACACTCCGATTCGGACCATCCGGGCGATCCTCTTCGATTTCGACGGCACTCTCACGCGGCCGGGTTCCCTCGACTTCCAACAACTGCGGCAGGAACTGGCGAGTCCGGCGGGCGCCCCCATATTGGAATACATTCAGGGACTGCCTCCGGATCGCCGCCGGCACTGCTTGAGTGTCCTCGACCGCTTCGAGACGGAGGGCGCGGTCCGGTCGCGGCCCAATGAAGGCGCCGAGGAGTTGATTCGGGAGCTTCAGGCGCGGCGGCTGCCATTGGCCGTCGTGAGCCGGAACAGCCGCGGTGCGGTCGTCCGTGCGCTGGAAAACTTTCCCTCCATCGGCCTCTCCGATTTCAACGTCATCATCACCCGGGACGATGACATCCTGCCCAAGCCGCACCCCGAGGGGATCCGGCTCGCAGCCGGGAAAATGGGAGTCAGTGCCGCCGAGACGCTGGTGGTGGGAGATTTCCACTTCGACATAACCGCCGGCTTCCGAGCCGGGTCCCCCACGGTCTTCCTCACCAATGGCCGGATGGAGCCGCCCGGGACCCCGGCCCCGGACTACGTGGTCGAGAATCTGTCCCAGGTGGGGGCCCTGGTCCGCGAGCGGTCTCCCCTGGCGGCGGGAAAGCTCCCCAACGAACTGCTCGACCGGATCCTGAATGAGCGGGAGCCGGGTGATCCTTCGCTTCTCATCGGTCCCGGCGTGGGAGAGGATACGGCCGCCGTGGCATTGGGCAGGGAGGATGAGGTCCTGATCCTGAAGTCGGACCCCATCACCTTCGCCACCGACGAGATGGCGTACTACACCCTGGTGGTCAACGCCAACGACGTGGCCACGTCCGGGGGCACTCCCCGCTGGCTGTTGACAACGCTCCTGTTCCCTCCGGGAACCACCGGCGAACAGGTCAAACGGCTCATGGCGAGTCTCCGGCGCTGGTGCGGCCGGCTGGGAGTGACTCTCTGCGGAGGGCACACCGAGGTCACCGACTCGGTCACCAAACCGGTGGCGGTCGGGCAGATGGTGGGAACCGCCACCCGGAGCCGGCTCGTGGACAAGAGCCGGATGCGCCCCGGTGACCAGATCCTGTTGACCAAGGCATTGGCGGTGGAGGGGACTGCCATCCTGGCCCGTGAATTCCGTCCGGCCCTGGAAAGCCTGGGAGTTCCCGCCGACGAGGTCTCCCGTTGCGAACAATTCCTCTTCTCCCCCGGAATCAGCGTCCTGGAGGAGGCGGAGACGGTTCTGGAGTCGGGAGGAGTTTCGGCTCTCCACGACGTGACCGAAGGAGGAGCGGCGACGGCCCTGGACGAATTGACCCGTGCCGGGCGCCATCGCATTCGCGTCCGGGCCGACCGGATTCCCGTCTTCCCCGAGACGGCCCGGATTTGCCGCCTGCTGGGCATCGATCCCCTGGGGCTCATCGGCTCCGGCAGCCTCATCATCGTCTGCCGGGCCGATTCGCGCCAGCGGCTGGAGGGAGCACTGGAAGACCGGGGCATTCAGGCCACCTGGGTGGGGGAGGTTCTGGGTCCCGGTGCCGGAGTCGAAGCGGTGGACGGCGAAGGCGAATCCCTCCCCTGGCCTCATTTCGAGACCGACGAACTGCCGCGAGCCATCGAGAAACTGCAGCGGATCAAGATCTGAGGAATGGCGGACGAACGCCTCCCCGTCTCATCTCCCGCGGTTCGAGGGCTTGTCTTGGAACCGTCCCGGGTGTAGGTTGCGCGGGCGTTGAGGCCAAGATCGAAGGTGAAAGGCGGATGACGGAGAAAACCGACGTTCTCGTCATCGGCGGCGGCGTCATCGGCGTCTGCTCCGCTTACTTCCTGGCACAGCGGGGATGCGCCGTCACCCTGGTCGAAAGGGGAGAGATCTGCTCCGGGAGTTCCTACGGGAATTCCGGGCTGATCGTCCCCAGCCACTCGGTCCCCCTGGCCGCTCCGGGGGTGTTGAGCCAGGGTCTTCGATGGCTGCTGGACCCGGTCAGCCCCTTCTACATCAAGCCCCGCCTCGACCTCGACCTGGTGCGCTGGCTCTGGTGGTTTCAACAGGCCTCCCGGGACGAACCAATGAGGAAGGGGATCCCCGTTCTCCGGGATCTCTCGAATGCCAGCCTGGAATTGTATCGGGGCCTGGCGGACCGGGGAGAACTGGAGTTCGGTTTCCGGCAAAAGGGGTGGCTGCAGATCTTCCGGTCCGAGCGGCTTCTGGCCAAAGCCCTGGCGGAAGCCCGGCTCCTGAGGGAGTTCGGTCTCGAATCCACTCTGCTGGACACGGTTCGGGTGCGTGAGATGGAGCCGAACGTGCAGCCGTCCATCATCGCCGGAATCCACTTTCCCGAAGACGCCCATCTGATCCCGCACCGGTTCGTCCACCAGATGGCGGATGCCGCCCGCCGCGCGGGGGCGGTCTTCCGGACCGGGACCGAAGTGCTGGAAATGAAGACCTCCAGGACGCGGGTCACGCGGGTGGTGACCACGAGAGGGGACCTGCGGCCGGAACAGGTGGTGCTCGCCGCCGGATCCTGGTCTCCCCTGGTGGCTCGAACCGTGGGGCTGGATGTCCCCGTGCAGCCCGCCAAGGGGTACAGCGTGACGGTCAGGGCTCCCGCCAACACGCCACGGGTCCCCTTGATGCTGGCGGAGGCCAAGGTGGCCGCCACTCCCATGGGAGACAAGCTGCGCTTCGGCGGAACCTTGGAACTGGCCGGTCTGGACCTTTCGGTGAACCTTCCCCGTGTCCAGGCTATCCTGCGGGCCGCCCGGACGCATCTGGCCGGCATGAAGGAGTTGGACCTGCACGAAATCTGGAGAGGCCTGCGGCCGCTGACTCCGGACGGGCTTCCCTTCATCGGGCGGACCCGGAAGTGGAACAACCTGTTGTTGGCGACGGGCCACTCCACCATCGGCATCTCTCTGGGGCCCGTCACGGGAAAACTGATCTCGGAAATCGCCGCCGGGGAGGGCGCCGGCCAGGACCTGTCCCGCCTGGAACCGGAGCGCTTCCATTGAAGTCCCGCGGCAAGTGAATCGGACCATTCATCGAGGAAAAAACCATGCCGAAAGTAATGATCACCCCCACCAGCATGCAGCATCGGCCTTCTCCCTTCGCCGGCCTTCTGGAACGGGCCGGCTTCGAGGTGCGCTATCCCACCAACCCGGAATTGGTCATGGGTCTGACGGGTGACGAGGAGACCATCCGTCAGTTGAAGGGGATCGAGGCCATCATCGCGGGCGGGGAGTATTTCACGCCTGCGGTCCTGGACGGTCTACCGGAACTGCGAGTCATCGCCCGGGCCGGCGTCGGTTTCGACCGGGTGGACGTCGCCGCCGCGACCCGGCGGGGAATCCCGGTCACGGTGACGCCCTCGGCCAATCATGAGGCGGTGGCCGAGCACGCCATCACCCTGCTGCTGGCCACGGTCCGCTCCATCGTCTCCACTTCCAGGCAGATCGCGGCGGGACGATGGCCGCGCCGGACGCTGGGCACGGTGAGAGAAAAAACCTTGGGAATCGTGGGGCTGGGGCGGATCGGCCGCAGCACGGCGGTCCGGGCCATCCCGCTGGGCATGAAGGTGGTGGCCCACGAGATCTTCCCGGACCAGGAATTCGTTCGCGCCCACGGCATCGAACTGCTGAGTTTCGAACAACTCCTGGAGAGGTCGGATTTCATCACCCTGCACTGTCCGCTGACGGACCGGACCCGGCACTTCTTCGGGAAGGAGGCGTTCGATCGAATGAAGCCGGGGAGCATTCTCATCAACACGGCTCGAGGTCCGTTGGTCAATGAGACGGACTTGCTGGAAGCCTTGAGGTCGGGGCGGCTTCGGGCTGCCGGCCTCGACGTCATGGAGCAGGAGCCGCCGGATCCGGACAATCCCCTGCTGCGGATGGCCAACGTTCTGGTCACGTCTCACCAGGCCGGCGGCGACGAGGCCTCGGTGATCGCCATGGGGATGGAAGCCGCCGAGTGCGTCATCGCCCTGTGGCAGGGAGATTGGCCCGAAGGGGCGGTGATCAACGACGAATTGAAGTCCGGCTGGAAGTGGTGACGGGAGCGGCGGTTTCCCACCGGGGCGGCGGTTTCCTAACCGCCGATTCCCACACCGGGGCGGCGGTTTCCCAACCGCCCATTCTTGGAACATTGCGAAATGTGTCCCGCGGGCGATTTGGAAATCGCCCCTCCTTTTCCCGTTCCGGTTAGAATCCCTGCGTGCCGGACCTGCGAAAGCTGATTCCCTACATCCTGCCGACCGCCCATTGGCTTTTCCTGGGCTTCGTTCTGCTGTTCGTCAGCGGCGGTCTGGACGGGCTCATCACGGTGCTGTTGAAGCCGATCTTCGACCAGTTGGCTCCGGAGGCCGGAACGGCAGGGGCGGTCCAGACCAAGTTTGATTTTCTGCAGGAACACCTGGGCGTCGGCGCCGGCAGCCTTCGCCAGATCGCCTTTCTCCTGGTCGGGTTGTCCCTGCTCAAGGCATTCCTCCTCTATTTTGCCGAGTACCTCATGAGTTACAGCGGGCAGAATGTGGTGGCCCTGTTGCGGAATCGGCTCTACGGGCGGCTGCTTCACCAGTCCGCCGCCTTCTTTTCCGATCAACCCACCGGACAGCTCATGTCGCGGGTGCTCAACGACACCGAACGGGTGCTGGAAGCGGCCAGCAAGTCGCTGACCGACTTCCTGCGCCAGGTGTTTCTCCTGCTGTTCTTCCTGGGACTGATCGTCTACATCAACTGGGTGTTGTCCGTGCTGGCGCTGCTCATGGCTCCGGTGGTTCTGGGGTTGGCGGCACGCCTGGGACGGAAGATGAAGGGCGTCAGCCACGAGAGCCAGGAAAACCTGGCGCGGCTGTCCCAATTGTTGCAGGAGACGTTGGCCGGCCAGAAGATCGTCCAGGCCTTCGGCATGGAGAACTACGAGAAGAAACGCTTTCGCCGCTCCATCGGCGACCTGGTCCACGCCAATCTCAAGGGGGCCCGGCTCTCGGCCCTGGCATCGCCCATGGTCGAGTTCCTCGGATACGCTTCCTTCGTGCCGTTTTTGTTCTACGCCAACCGGCAGGTTCAGGAAGGACTGGGGATCGGGATCCTGGTGGTTTTCCTGGCGGCCCTGTTTCGCCTTTATGAGCCGGTCAGGAAACTCTCCAGAATGCACCTGAATTTTCAACAGGCTTTCGCAGCGTCCAGCCGGATCTTCGACCTGCTGGGCTCGCAAATCGGGGTGAAAGACGTTCCCGCGGCCGTTGAAATCGCCCCGTTTTCCCGATCCGTCGCCTTCGAGAACGTCTCCTTCCGCTACCGGCAGGGCGACGTTTCCGTGCTGCGGCGGATCAATCTGAACCTGGCCCGCGGCGAGATCCTGGCGCTGGCGGGGACCAGCGGAGCCGGCAAGAGCACACTGGCCAGCCTTCTTCCCCGTTTCCATGACCCCTCTGCGGGACGGATCTCCATCGACGGCACGGACATCCGGACGGTCTCCCTCCATTCCCTGCGGCGGCAGATCGCCCTCGTTCCCCAGGAGACCTTTCTGTTCGACGACACGATCCGGAACAACATCGCGTACGGGCTTCCCGGCTGCGGCGATGCCCAGGTCAGAAGAGCGGCCCGCATGGCATTCATCCATGAATTCATCGAAACCCTGCCCGCAGGCTACGAAACCCGTATCGGCGAGCGGGGAACCCGGCTCTCCGGGGGCCAGCGGCAGCGGGTCGCCATTGCCCGGGCGTTGCTGAAGGATGCCCCCATCCTGATTCTGGACGAGGCGACCTCCGCCCTGGACGCCGAGTCGGAGCGGTTGGTCCAGGAAGCCCTTCTGAATCTCCTCCGCGAGAGGACCGCCGTGGTCATCGCTCACCGCCTGTCTACAGTGCTCCTGGCGGATCGGATCGCACTCATGGAGGAGGGCCGGATCGTGGACGTGGGAGGCCATGAGACTCTTCTGGAGCGCTCCGCCTCCTACCGCCGGCTGCACAGGCTGCAGTCTGAACCGCAAGCATGAAACCGACGGAGAGACCATGTACAGCATGACCGGTTTTGGACAAGCGGAAAGGACCCTCGAGACCATGGAAGTCTCGGTGGAGGTCCGGACCCTCAACGGCCGATACCTGGACATGAAGCTGAGACTCCCGCGCGGAGCCAGGTTCCTGGAAGCACGAATGCGCCAGGTCGTCCGGGGGAAACTGGGCCGGGGCCGGGTGGACCTGTCGCTGGAGATCACCTGGAAATCCCAGGCCCGTTACCGGATCGACGATGACCTGGTGAAGAACTACCTGGCGATGGTGGAGCGCCTCCGGTCCCTGGGCGTCGGCGGAGAGCTGGACGCGGCCGACTGTCTGCGGCTGTCCGGCACGCTGGTTGCCAACCAGCCGGGAGCCGAGATCCAACAATGCGCCGACGATCTGTTGGCAGTGGCCGGCGAGGCCCTGGATCGGGTCGTGGAAGCCCGCCAGGCGGAAGGAGCGCGATTGCTCGAAGACCTGACGGCGCGGATCCAGTCCCTCGAAAGGACGGTCAAGGAGATTGGAGGACACGCCGCAGAGGTGTTCGATCTGGCTCGCGCCAAGTTGACGAAACGCTTGGAGGAGATGAACCTCTCCTTTTCTCCGGATCAGGGCCGCCTGGCCGAAGAGATCGCGTACTATGCCGCCCGGGCGGAGATCTCCGAGGAGATCACCCGCTTGCGCAGCCACCTGGGCCGTTTCTCCCATCAGCTCCGGGAGCCGGGATCCGAACCCAGGGGAAAGAACCTGGATTTCCTGTGCCAGGAAATGCACCGGGAAGTGACGACCATCCTGGCCAAGAGCTCTCTGCCCCACGTCTCGAGCCTGGCCCTGGAGGCGAAGGGCGAGGTCGAGAAGGTCCGGGAACAGGTCCAGAATGTAGAATAACGGTTCGCGGTCCGGCGTCGGGGAGCCCGGCCGATCATCGAGCGTTTCGGAGGCGAAATCCACGCCATGGCAGGCAGATTGATCGTTATGAGCGGCCCCTCGGGAGCCGGCAAGACCAGTCTGGGCCGGGCCCTGGTGGAGCAGGTCGAGCGGATCCGCTTCTCCGTCAGTCACACCACGCGGCAGCCGCGGCAGGGCGAACGTCACGGCGTCGAATATTTTTTCGTCTCCGAACCCGAATTCCGCGAGATGGTGGCCCGTGACCGGTTTCTGGAGCATGCCCGGGTTCACGGCCACTACTACGGCACTTCCCGTGAGTGGGTCAGAGACTGTCTCGATTCGGGAAAGGACGTGTTACTGGACATCGACGTGCAAGGGGCTCGCCAGATCATGGATCAGGTTCGGGACGCGCTGACGATCCTGATCCTTCCGCCATCCAGGCGGGAACTGGAGCGCCGCCTGACCCACAGGGGGCAGGATCGCCTGGCGGTCATCCGGCGGCGCATGGAGCGGGCGGCCGAGGAGGTTGGCGCCTACAACCAGTACCGATACGCTATAATCAACGATTCCCTCAAGGACGCCTTGCTGGAGTTGAAATCGGTGGTCGGTTCCCACGAATCCGATTCCGGCGCCCCGGTCCGGAACACCAGGCGGATCCAAGAGGTGGTAGGAACGTTCAAGGAGGCCCAATGATCATAGACATTCCCGACGAGTACGACAGCAAGTTCCGATTCATTCTGGTGGCGGCCGAGAGAGCCAAGCAGCTACAGAACGGCTACCCTCCCATGGTCGACGAGAAGTCCCCGAAGCCGGCCCACATCGCTATCCAGGAGGCGCAACAGGGACTCATCACCTGGGAAATCCTGGAGGAAGCGGACGAGGAAGCGGACGAGATCGAATTCGACGGCGGCGAAGCCTACTGAGTTCCCATGCGAATCGTTCTGGGCGTCACCGGCTGCATCGCGGCCTATAAATCCGCCGTCATCCTGAGATTGCTTCAGGAGGGGGGGTGCGAGGTGCTCCCGGTGATGACCGAGCATGCCAAGAGATTCCTGGGGCCACTGACCCTGGAGAAGCTCTCGGGGAACCGCGTTGTGGACAGCCTGTTCCGGGATTCCTCGGCGGCCATCGAACATATCGCCCTGGCCCGCAGCAGCGAACTGTTGCTGGTGGCGCCGGCGACGGCCAACACGCTGGCCAAGTTCGCCCACGGCATCGGGGACGACTTTTTGAGCACCCTCTATATTTCCACCGTCACTCCCACCGTCGTGGCTCCCGCCATGAACGTCGAGATGTGGCGCCATCCCGCGACGCAATCCAATCTGGAGATTCTGCGCGGGCGCGGAGTCTCCGTGGTGGAGCCGGAAGCGGGCTACCTGGCTTGTGGAGAAGTGGGGGAGGGGCGTCTGGCCGAGCCGGAGGTCATCGTCGAACGGGCGCTGCGGATCCTGAGCCGGGGGAAGGGGTTGGAAGGCAAGCGGGTGCTGGTTACTGCCGGGCCCACGGTCGAGGACATCGATCCGGTCCGGTTCCTCTCGAACCGTTCCTCGGGGAAGATGGGGTACGCCATCGCCGCGGAGGCCCAGTCCCGCGGCGCTCGCGTCACTCTGGTTTCGGGGCCGACTCATCTGCCTCCTCCTCCGGGCGTGGAATCGATTGCCGTCCGGTCGGCCGAAGAGATGGCCGCCGCCGTCGGCGGGCGCTTCGAGCGGTCGCAGATCGTCGTCATGGCCGCCGCCGTGGGAGACTTCGCGCCGGTCCGCCGATGCCGGGAGAAGATCAAGAAAGACGAAGGCACTCTCGGCACGCTCCGGCTTCGACCGGTTCGGGACATCCTCATGGAGTTGGGAGAGAAGAAACGAGCCGGCCAGTTCCTGGTGGGCTTTGCCGCCGAGTCCAGCGGTCTCCGGCGAAACGCCGTCGAAAAACTGCGCCGGAAGCGTCTGGACCTGATCGTCGCCAACGACATCTCCCGTCCGGATCGAGGTTTCGCGTCGGACTACAACCAGGTGCTGTTGCTGGACCCGGAGGGAGCGGAAGAGAAATCTCCGCTGCTCACCAAGAGACGGGTGGCCGCCTTCCTGTGGGATCGAATCCAGGACCGGCTGGCATCCCGCCCGGTACAGGTGGCGTGAGCGGCACGTGGCCAAGGTAGGATTCGTCGCCCTGATCGGCCGCCCCAACTCGGGGAAGTCCAGCCTTCTGAACCGCCTCATCCGTTCCAAGGTTTCCATCGTCAGCGACAAACCTCAGACCACGAGGCACCGGATTCTGGGGGTCCTGACCCGGGCGGACTCCCAGATCATCTTCGTGGATACTCCCGGAGTCCATCGCCCCGGCTATCGGCTCAACGAACGGATGATGGGGGCGGTCTACGAAGCGCTGAGGTCCGTCGACCTGGTGCTCCACATGGTGGA from Acidobacteriota bacterium encodes:
- a CDS encoding amidase, coding for MIPGSDPKEFESRLEAVRAWEPRVRALVDWNEASARQRFAAAGSGPLAGWSLGVKDIVDVEGLVTRSNAGFVPWRPAARDAAVVETLRARGAFVLSKTVTTTFAYFDPGPTGNPWNPDHTPGGSSSGSAAAVACGMIRLGLGSQTVASVNRPASYCGVVGLKPSYGRIPIEGVFPFAPSFDTLGFFTADVADALEAYQVFSGEPPASPPASIRVGLLPDQKVKAADPEMLSALAQVGRRLESAGLQVSSAELPSCCEEAHDNHWTLVAAEAAVVHGGLYRVFGDSYPPKLRALIRRGARVAASELERVRSHRKRVRTEVERLFGEFHVLLCPSAPGAAPAGIEATGDPRFSLIWTYTGLPTLTLPYGLSEAGLPLGFQLVAPPNREADLLAIGRKMEAVFEFARRHPLRLHGETAARRSAGE
- a CDS encoding HAD-IA family hydrolase, which translates into the protein MKDTPIRTIRAILFDFDGTLTRPGSLDFQQLRQELASPAGAPILEYIQGLPPDRRRHCLSVLDRFETEGAVRSRPNEGAEELIRELQARRLPLAVVSRNSRGAVVRALENFPSIGLSDFNVIITRDDDILPKPHPEGIRLAAGKMGVSAAETLVVGDFHFDITAGFRAGSPTVFLTNGRMEPPGTPAPDYVVENLSQVGALVRERSPLAAGKLPNELLDRILNEREPGDPSLLIGPGVGEDTAAVALGREDEVLILKSDPITFATDEMAYYTLVVNANDVATSGGTPRWLLTTLLFPPGTTGEQVKRLMASLRRWCGRLGVTLCGGHTEVTDSVTKPVAVGQMVGTATRSRLVDKSRMRPGDQILLTKALAVEGTAILAREFRPALESLGVPADEVSRCEQFLFSPGISVLEEAETVLESGGVSALHDVTEGGAATALDELTRAGRHRIRVRADRIPVFPETARICRLLGIDPLGLIGSGSLIIVCRADSRQRLEGALEDRGIQATWVGEVLGPGAGVEAVDGEGESLPWPHFETDELPRAIEKLQRIKI
- a CDS encoding FAD-dependent oxidoreductase, translated to MTEKTDVLVIGGGVIGVCSAYFLAQRGCAVTLVERGEICSGSSYGNSGLIVPSHSVPLAAPGVLSQGLRWLLDPVSPFYIKPRLDLDLVRWLWWFQQASRDEPMRKGIPVLRDLSNASLELYRGLADRGELEFGFRQKGWLQIFRSERLLAKALAEARLLREFGLESTLLDTVRVREMEPNVQPSIIAGIHFPEDAHLIPHRFVHQMADAARRAGAVFRTGTEVLEMKTSRTRVTRVVTTRGDLRPEQVVLAAGSWSPLVARTVGLDVPVQPAKGYSVTVRAPANTPRVPLMLAEAKVAATPMGDKLRFGGTLELAGLDLSVNLPRVQAILRAARTHLAGMKELDLHEIWRGLRPLTPDGLPFIGRTRKWNNLLLATGHSTIGISLGPVTGKLISEIAAGEGAGQDLSRLEPERFH
- a CDS encoding phosphoglycerate dehydrogenase, producing MPKVMITPTSMQHRPSPFAGLLERAGFEVRYPTNPELVMGLTGDEETIRQLKGIEAIIAGGEYFTPAVLDGLPELRVIARAGVGFDRVDVAAATRRGIPVTVTPSANHEAVAEHAITLLLATVRSIVSTSRQIAAGRWPRRTLGTVREKTLGIVGLGRIGRSTAVRAIPLGMKVVAHEIFPDQEFVRAHGIELLSFEQLLERSDFITLHCPLTDRTRHFFGKEAFDRMKPGSILINTARGPLVNETDLLEALRSGRLRAAGLDVMEQEPPDPDNPLLRMANVLVTSHQAGGDEASVIAMGMEAAECVIALWQGDWPEGAVINDELKSGWKW
- a CDS encoding ABC transporter ATP-binding protein; translation: MPDLRKLIPYILPTAHWLFLGFVLLFVSGGLDGLITVLLKPIFDQLAPEAGTAGAVQTKFDFLQEHLGVGAGSLRQIAFLLVGLSLLKAFLLYFAEYLMSYSGQNVVALLRNRLYGRLLHQSAAFFSDQPTGQLMSRVLNDTERVLEAASKSLTDFLRQVFLLLFFLGLIVYINWVLSVLALLMAPVVLGLAARLGRKMKGVSHESQENLARLSQLLQETLAGQKIVQAFGMENYEKKRFRRSIGDLVHANLKGARLSALASPMVEFLGYASFVPFLFYANRQVQEGLGIGILVVFLAALFRLYEPVRKLSRMHLNFQQAFAASSRIFDLLGSQIGVKDVPAAVEIAPFSRSVAFENVSFRYRQGDVSVLRRINLNLARGEILALAGTSGAGKSTLASLLPRFHDPSAGRISIDGTDIRTVSLHSLRRQIALVPQETFLFDDTIRNNIAYGLPGCGDAQVRRAARMAFIHEFIETLPAGYETRIGERGTRLSGGQRQRVAIARALLKDAPILILDEATSALDAESERLVQEALLNLLRERTAVVIAHRLSTVLLADRIALMEEGRIVDVGGHETLLERSASYRRLHRLQSEPQA
- a CDS encoding YicC family protein, with the protein product MYSMTGFGQAERTLETMEVSVEVRTLNGRYLDMKLRLPRGARFLEARMRQVVRGKLGRGRVDLSLEITWKSQARYRIDDDLVKNYLAMVERLRSLGVGGELDAADCLRLSGTLVANQPGAEIQQCADDLLAVAGEALDRVVEARQAEGARLLEDLTARIQSLERTVKEIGGHAAEVFDLARAKLTKRLEEMNLSFSPDQGRLAEEIAYYAARAEISEEITRLRSHLGRFSHQLREPGSEPRGKNLDFLCQEMHREVTTILAKSSLPHVSSLALEAKGEVEKVREQVQNVE
- the gmk gene encoding guanylate kinase codes for the protein MAGRLIVMSGPSGAGKTSLGRALVEQVERIRFSVSHTTRQPRQGERHGVEYFFVSEPEFREMVARDRFLEHARVHGHYYGTSREWVRDCLDSGKDVLLDIDVQGARQIMDQVRDALTILILPPSRRELERRLTHRGQDRLAVIRRRMERAAEEVGAYNQYRYAIINDSLKDALLELKSVVGSHESDSGAPVRNTRRIQEVVGTFKEAQ
- the rpoZ gene encoding DNA-directed RNA polymerase subunit omega; translation: MIIDIPDEYDSKFRFILVAAERAKQLQNGYPPMVDEKSPKPAHIAIQEAQQGLITWEILEEADEEADEIEFDGGEAY
- the coaBC gene encoding bifunctional phosphopantothenoylcysteine decarboxylase/phosphopantothenate--cysteine ligase CoaBC — translated: MRIVLGVTGCIAAYKSAVILRLLQEGGCEVLPVMTEHAKRFLGPLTLEKLSGNRVVDSLFRDSSAAIEHIALARSSELLLVAPATANTLAKFAHGIGDDFLSTLYISTVTPTVVAPAMNVEMWRHPATQSNLEILRGRGVSVVEPEAGYLACGEVGEGRLAEPEVIVERALRILSRGKGLEGKRVLVTAGPTVEDIDPVRFLSNRSSGKMGYAIAAEAQSRGARVTLVSGPTHLPPPPGVESIAVRSAEEMAAAVGGRFERSQIVVMAAAVGDFAPVRRCREKIKKDEGTLGTLRLRPVRDILMELGEKKRAGQFLVGFAAESSGLRRNAVEKLRRKRLDLIVANDISRPDRGFASDYNQVLLLDPEGAEEKSPLLTKRRVAAFLWDRIQDRLASRPVQVA